In Miscanthus floridulus cultivar M001 chromosome 8, ASM1932011v1, whole genome shotgun sequence, the sequence TTAAAAGTGGAGATTCTTTGTGCAAGTTGAATGATAAGAATGTAGGTTTAGTAATAGAATTTCCAGCTATTTAGGGTTTTTTAGTATATGTCCATAATCTCTGGTCTGTTGTATCAATCATAGTACAATTTTACAGTTGGATATCTATTTTAGTGCTTATACATAATAAAAAGACAGCTAACCAACCAGTTAGATGACGATGATGCCCTTAATCTAAAGTACTTAACTAGTTTTGTACTGGTCAGTGGATGCTAAAGTTACGAGGAAATTTCGGTAAGGTTTAATAGTAATGGATAAGCctttaattttgaaaaaaaagaagTCATTGCTTCACTCAAAAAGGTTATTCTAATCAAGCTGATTTAAAGCTAAAAAATAGACTTTGATGGCATAGTCAGTGCAAATTCATTATATATTTCGGATGTTACTTCAGAGGAAGAAGGCTAATAAATTGTAGATACAGACCCCTTTTCCAGAGACAGACTTAATGTTCCTTCTTGAATAAAGTGCAGATATTCTTTGAAAACATGGTTAAGAGGAAGAAGGCTGAAATTTCCGATTGGAAGGATAGAAATAAGTGGACCAGTATTACTTTCAAGCCTGATCTTGCAAAGTTCGGTATGTCTAAATTAGATGATGATATTGTTGGCCTAATGTGGAAGAGAGTAGTTGATTTTGCAGGCTTGCTTAGCAACACTGTGACTGTCAAATTGGATGGAGAAAAGCTGCATGTAAATAGCTTCTTAAAATATGTAGATTTGTACATTCACTCAGCTTCCAAGGACATACCTCAAGCACCCCCAGGTTTATAAGGTTTCTTATCACATCCACAAATAAAACCTATATTGTCTCTTATGACATTCTCATTTCTTTCAGGATACATGAGATTGTAAATGACAGGTGGGAGGTATGCGTGTGTCTAAGAGAAGGGCAACAGTTTGAACAGGTAAGTCTGGATTATGTTCCATGCGAGTAGGTTCTCTATTGTGGTTTAAGTGACCTACCTAAATAGTTTTTTTGTTTGTTGTAGATCAGCTTTGTCAACCAGTTTG encodes:
- the LOC136474198 gene encoding DNA topoisomerase 2-like codes for the protein MVYKHFATLYFVFVFDSSENEVAMIDLIHVEATSLSTSTKRISTNRRRYSAATAPTASTRTLWLPISCPLYVVVANILSTLCIVQTYDRHKRYKQIFFENMVKRKKAEISDWKDRNKWTSITFKPDLAKFGMSKLDDDIVGLMWKRVVDFAGLLSNTVTVKLDGEKLHVNSFLKYVDLYIHSASKDIPQAPPGYMRL